In Aestuariibaculum lutulentum, one DNA window encodes the following:
- a CDS encoding right-handed parallel beta-helix repeat-containing protein, whose amino-acid sequence MKSIKNIFSFKILMVLTTIGLLTSCSDDEVSKTYTSTPGEAALSLPLNNQECEVGDIIDDKADVTFSWEPASDTEKYNLTITNLITRNTTLNIGLTETSTTVKLLRGYPYVWQVTSRNSGNKVTESEVWKFYLAADGEENNVPIPATLVSPLSGATVKPEDGKVTLTWESPTTDTDGDDLTFTVYADTVDGKQEPLEAWKDITETSIEIDVEQDKVYYWHIEVSDGINTSISTTYTFKTGDADSNALEGTIVSTAQELLDAVAIAAPGQKIYVHGGDYAFSSTIELTNSGSYGNEISLLAHPDDVTRPKFDFSAMTESSSNRGIQLSGSFWYIYGIDVYKAGDNGMYIEGNNNLIEFCTFSENSDTGLQLGNGASNNTILNCDSFYNADSTLENADGFACKLDAGTANKFIGCRAWQNLDDGWDGYLRGNDNITTTYTNCWAFKNGILKDGSVGAGDGNGFKTGGSDDKLLKHNAIYKNCIAAGNVVDGFDHNSNRGDITLYNCSAYSNGRNISFSSTNIANSLTIKNTVSLDGTNGDSLNATTTDITNNSWQNGITTDASDFVSLNMDLLSTARNADGSLPNMDFMKLTTGSDLIDAGVNVGLDFTGTAPDIGAFEK is encoded by the coding sequence ATGAAAAGCATAAAAAATATATTTAGTTTTAAAATATTAATGGTTTTAACAACCATTGGTTTACTAACCTCCTGTTCTGATGATGAGGTTAGCAAAACCTATACAAGTACCCCTGGAGAAGCAGCATTATCACTTCCTTTAAACAATCAGGAATGTGAAGTTGGTGATATTATTGACGATAAAGCTGATGTAACCTTTAGTTGGGAACCGGCAAGCGATACAGAAAAGTACAATCTTACCATCACCAATTTAATTACACGTAATACAACTCTTAATATTGGTTTAACCGAAACCTCAACAACAGTTAAACTGTTAAGGGGGTACCCATACGTTTGGCAAGTAACCTCAAGAAATTCAGGAAATAAAGTTACTGAATCTGAAGTTTGGAAATTCTATTTAGCTGCCGATGGAGAAGAAAACAACGTGCCAATCCCTGCTACACTGGTTAGTCCGCTTTCAGGCGCTACTGTTAAACCGGAAGATGGAAAAGTTACTCTTACATGGGAAAGTCCGACCACCGATACCGATGGTGATGACTTAACCTTTACAGTATATGCTGATACCGTTGATGGAAAACAAGAACCCCTTGAAGCCTGGAAAGACATTACAGAAACTTCAATAGAAATCGACGTTGAACAAGATAAAGTTTACTATTGGCATATTGAAGTAAGCGATGGTATTAACACTTCAATAAGCACCACCTACACCTTTAAAACAGGTGATGCCGATTCGAATGCCTTAGAAGGAACTATTGTAAGTACAGCACAGGAACTACTTGATGCTGTAGCTATTGCTGCACCGGGACAAAAAATTTATGTTCACGGAGGGGATTACGCTTTCAGTTCGACAATTGAGTTAACAAATAGCGGAAGCTATGGTAATGAAATTTCTTTATTAGCACATCCTGACGATGTAACCAGACCCAAATTTGATTTTTCGGCAATGACTGAAAGCTCTTCAAACCGAGGTATACAACTTAGTGGATCTTTCTGGTACATTTATGGTATAGATGTTTACAAAGCAGGAGACAACGGTATGTATATTGAAGGCAATAATAACCTAATTGAATTCTGTACATTCAGTGAAAACTCGGATACAGGATTACAATTAGGTAACGGTGCTTCAAACAACACCATATTAAATTGTGATTCATTCTACAACGCCGATTCTACATTAGAAAATGCTGATGGTTTTGCCTGTAAATTAGATGCAGGAACAGCTAATAAATTTATAGGATGTCGTGCTTGGCAAAATCTTGACGATGGTTGGGATGGTTACCTAAGAGGAAACGATAATATAACAACTACCTACACCAACTGTTGGGCATTTAAAAATGGTATATTAAAAGACGGTTCTGTTGGAGCTGGAGATGGTAACGGTTTTAAAACCGGAGGTAGTGATGATAAATTACTAAAACATAATGCTATCTACAAAAACTGTATAGCCGCAGGTAATGTTGTAGACGGATTCGACCATAATAGTAACAGAGGAGATATCACGCTTTACAACTGCTCTGCTTACAGTAATGGTAGAAATATAAGTTTCAGCAGCACTAATATTGCAAATTCCTTAACCATAAAAAACACAGTAAGTTTAGATGGTACCAATGGCGATAGCCTGAATGCAACAACAACAGACATTACAAACAACAGTTGGCAAAATGGTATCACCACCGATGCATCAGATTTTGTTAGTCTTAATATGGACCTATTATCGACAGCTAGAAATGCCGATGGAAGTTTACCAAATATGGACTTTATGAAACTTACTACCGGAAGTGATTTAATTGACGCCGGAGTAAATGTTGGATTAGATTTTACAGGTACTGCTCCTGATATAGGTGCCTTTGAAAAGTAA